One part of the Thermoanaerobacterium sp. CMT5567-10 genome encodes these proteins:
- a CDS encoding UDP-N-acetylmuramoyl-L-alanyl-D-glutamate--2,6-diaminopimelate ligase, with product MRLADILKDIEYTIVKGNVDVDIRGICYDSRNSKDGSMFVAIKGFKSDGADYIGDAIERGAVAVLVDGEISIDKDITLIKVENTRKSLAKIASNYYGDPSKQLFLIGVTGTNGKTSVTYMIKSILESQNNKVGLIGTIQNMIGDKVYPTERTTPESLDLQRYLRLMVDEGVKYVVMEVSSHSLALNRVDECDFDIAVFTNLTQDHLDFHKTMDDYANAKAKLFRMAKIACVINIDDDYSSLIIENSNAKVVTYGIKDYAYIMAKDIKNDIKGAKYTVQIEDIKSDIALKIPGLFSVYNSLAAISVAFILGIPLQSVKMALKDVKIKGRFEVLDIDAPYNVVIDYAHTPDGLENLMKAFGEYDTGRKILLFGCGGDRDKGKRPKMGEVAGRYADFVIITSDNPRSEDPMKIISEIEAGIKNTKCPYKIIENRKEAIKYALSIAKDNDIVILAGKGHETYQVLKDGVIDFDEREIVKEILDGDEKS from the coding sequence ATGAGACTTGCAGATATATTGAAAGATATTGAATATACAATTGTAAAAGGCAACGTCGATGTGGACATAAGGGGTATATGTTACGATTCAAGAAATTCAAAAGATGGTTCAATGTTTGTAGCAATCAAAGGATTTAAATCTGATGGCGCAGATTACATAGGTGATGCTATTGAAAGAGGGGCAGTAGCTGTCCTGGTAGATGGCGAAATCAGCATTGATAAAGATATTACGCTGATAAAAGTTGAAAATACTAGGAAGTCATTAGCAAAGATTGCATCTAATTATTATGGTGATCCATCAAAGCAGCTTTTTTTGATAGGTGTAACAGGTACAAATGGTAAGACTTCTGTTACATACATGATAAAATCTATACTAGAAAGCCAAAACAACAAGGTAGGCTTAATAGGTACAATACAAAATATGATAGGCGATAAAGTTTATCCAACAGAGCGAACAACCCCCGAATCTTTAGATTTGCAAAGGTATCTCAGACTGATGGTAGATGAAGGTGTTAAGTATGTAGTGATGGAAGTTTCATCACATTCATTGGCATTAAACAGGGTAGATGAGTGCGATTTTGACATTGCTGTTTTTACAAACTTGACACAAGACCATTTAGACTTTCATAAGACAATGGACGACTATGCCAATGCAAAAGCAAAACTTTTTAGAATGGCAAAGATAGCGTGTGTAATCAATATTGATGATGATTATTCTTCACTAATAATAGAAAACTCTAATGCTAAAGTTGTAACATATGGTATAAAAGATTATGCTTACATAATGGCAAAAGACATAAAAAATGACATTAAAGGTGCTAAATATACTGTTCAAATAGAAGATATAAAAAGCGATATAGCTTTAAAAATTCCCGGTTTATTTAGCGTGTACAATTCGCTGGCGGCCATTTCTGTGGCATTTATTCTTGGCATACCACTTCAGTCTGTAAAAATGGCGTTGAAAGATGTTAAAATAAAAGGCAGATTTGAGGTTCTTGACATAGATGCACCCTACAATGTAGTAATTGATTATGCTCATACACCTGATGGTTTGGAAAATTTGATGAAAGCATTTGGTGAGTACGATACAGGAAGAAAGATATTATTATTTGGCTGTGGTGGCGACAGAGATAAAGGTAAAAGACCAAAAATGGGTGAAGTCGCAGGGAGATATGCAGATTTTGTCATCATAACATCAGATAATCCAAGATCAGAAGACCCTATGAAGATAATAAGTGAAATTGAAGCAGGGATAAAAAATACAAAATGTCCTTACAAGATTATTGAAAATAGAAAAGAAGCAATAAAATATGCTCTGTCTATAGCAAAAGATAATGACATTGTTATTCTGGCAGGTAAAGGGCATGAAACGTATCAAGTTTTAAAAGATGGTGTTATAGATTTTGATGAAAGAGAGATAGTAAAAGAGATATTAGACGGAGATGAAAAAAGTTGA
- the murD gene encoding UDP-N-acetylmuramoyl-L-alanine--D-glutamate ligase codes for MDLRGKKVIVAGFGLSGKSLCKVLSMFGAKIFVYDSKSKEELKDDISEFKDSGITFCFKDVTDELLDGAEIVIVSPGIPIDSEIVALAKSKGIEVIGEVEFAYRLSKAPIYAITGTNGKTTTTSLLGEIFKNSGVRTYVAGNIGYPLVEAAVNANREDVIVAEISSFQLETIKEFKPVISAIINITPDHLNRHKTLENYVNIKGRIFENQSFNEYTVLNCDDKNMSSLFKKAKCKVFPFSSVKVLNQGTYIEDGKIVISINDVKNTIIDIDDIYIPGNHNVENAMVASTMAFLAGIDVNIINTTLKTFKGVEHRIEFVRSINGVKYYNDSKGTNPDAAIKAIEAMKGPIILIAGGYDKGVSFDEFTKSFNGCVRKLILLGETKDLIYQSAVKNGFSREDITIVNSLDDAVYAAYNMSMPGDNVLLSPACASWDMFKSFEERGKLFKDTVNSLRG; via the coding sequence ATGGATCTTAGAGGTAAAAAAGTAATTGTAGCAGGGTTTGGGCTAAGTGGAAAATCATTGTGCAAAGTTTTATCAATGTTTGGGGCAAAGATATTTGTATATGATTCGAAATCAAAAGAAGAGCTTAAAGACGATATAAGCGAATTTAAAGATAGTGGTATAACATTTTGTTTTAAAGATGTTACAGATGAACTTTTAGATGGTGCAGAAATAGTGATTGTAAGCCCTGGAATTCCAATTGATTCAGAGATAGTTGCACTAGCAAAATCAAAAGGTATTGAAGTAATAGGTGAAGTGGAGTTTGCATATAGATTATCAAAAGCTCCTATATATGCTATTACGGGAACAAATGGAAAAACAACTACCACATCGCTGCTGGGGGAAATTTTTAAGAATTCTGGGGTTAGGACATATGTGGCTGGAAATATAGGTTATCCACTTGTCGAAGCAGCAGTAAATGCTAACAGAGAAGATGTCATCGTTGCTGAGATAAGCAGTTTCCAATTGGAGACTATAAAAGAGTTTAAACCTGTAATCAGTGCTATTATAAATATTACCCCAGATCATCTTAATAGACATAAAACACTTGAAAATTATGTAAACATAAAAGGTCGTATTTTTGAAAATCAAAGTTTCAATGAATATACTGTTTTAAATTGTGATGACAAAAACATGTCTTCATTGTTTAAGAAGGCAAAGTGCAAGGTGTTTCCATTTAGCAGTGTTAAAGTTTTAAATCAAGGGACTTACATTGAAGATGGAAAGATTGTCATATCTATAAATGATGTGAAGAATACCATCATAGATATTGATGACATATATATTCCTGGAAATCACAATGTGGAGAATGCAATGGTTGCATCAACGATGGCATTTTTAGCAGGCATTGATGTGAATATCATAAACACAACATTAAAAACATTCAAAGGTGTTGAGCACAGAATAGAATTTGTAAGAAGCATAAATGGTGTCAAATACTACAATGATTCCAAGGGTACTAATCCAGACGCAGCTATAAAAGCTATAGAAGCCATGAAAGGACCTATCATTCTTATAGCTGGTGGATACGACAAAGGTGTAAGCTTTGATGAGTTTACCAAATCTTTTAATGGGTGTGTGCGCAAGTTAATATTGCTTGGCGAAACGAAAGATTTAATATATCAGTCTGCTGTTAAAAATGGTTTTTCTAGAGAAGATATAACTATCGTCAATAGTCTAGATGATGCCGTTTATGCTGCTTATAATATGTCTATGCCTGGTGATAATGTGCTCTTGTCGCCTGCATGTGCCAGTTGGGATATGTTCAAAAGCTTTGAGGAGAGAGGTAAACTCTTTAAGGATACTGTAAATTCTTTGAGGGGGTAG
- the mraY gene encoding phospho-N-acetylmuramoyl-pentapeptide-transferase — translation MIQKMVFATVISFLICVLLGPIVIPWLSKLKFGQSVRSDGPKTHLKKAGTPTMGGIIIIISLLIANLIFSKWDKYMALAILITLGYGVIGFLDDYIKVRYKRSLGLTARQKLLGQFALAIILAYFSKDLVGTDVIVPFLKKEINLGYYYIPFIMFVAVGTVNSVNLTDGLDGLATGVSFMVTAFFTLIGFFMNNTSLTVFGAAITGALLGFLKFNRYPAEVFMGDTGSLAIGGAVATLATLTKLPVILILVGIIYVVEALSVIIQVIYFRLTGKRVFKMSPLHHHFELSGWSETKVVFVFWIVTLVAVFLAFYGIS, via the coding sequence ATGATTCAAAAGATGGTATTTGCAACAGTAATATCTTTTTTAATTTGTGTCTTGTTGGGACCTATAGTAATACCTTGGCTTTCGAAGCTTAAATTTGGACAGAGTGTAAGAAGTGATGGCCCTAAGACACATCTTAAAAAAGCCGGGACACCTACAATGGGCGGAATAATTATAATCATTTCCCTATTGATTGCGAATTTGATATTTTCAAAATGGGATAAGTATATGGCGTTGGCAATTCTAATTACTCTTGGATATGGTGTGATTGGATTTTTGGATGACTATATTAAAGTCCGCTATAAAAGATCATTGGGTCTTACTGCTCGCCAGAAACTTTTAGGTCAATTTGCTCTGGCAATAATACTTGCCTACTTTTCTAAAGATTTAGTAGGCACAGATGTAATAGTTCCATTCCTAAAGAAAGAAATTAATTTAGGATATTATTACATACCGTTTATAATGTTTGTGGCTGTAGGTACTGTCAACAGTGTGAATTTGACTGATGGATTAGATGGCCTTGCAACTGGTGTTTCATTTATGGTTACTGCTTTTTTTACATTGATAGGATTTTTTATGAACAATACATCATTAACTGTGTTTGGTGCTGCCATAACAGGTGCACTTTTAGGCTTTTTGAAATTTAATAGATATCCTGCAGAAGTATTCATGGGGGATACGGGTTCACTTGCCATTGGTGGAGCTGTAGCTACACTTGCAACACTGACAAAGTTGCCAGTGATTTTGATACTTGTTGGAATTATATATGTTGTTGAGGCTCTGTCTGTAATAATTCAAGTTATATATTTTAGACTTACAGGGAAAAGAGTGTTCAAGATGAGCCCACTTCATCATCATTTTGAGCTTTCTGGGTGGTCTGAGACGAAGGTTGTATTTGTATTTTGGATTGTGACTTTAGTTGCTGTTTTTCTAGCATTTTATGGCATCAGTTGA
- the murF gene encoding UDP-N-acetylmuramoyl-tripeptide--D-alanyl-D-alanine ligase, with protein MILSLKEIIDATGGKLLSGDINSTISGISTDSRTIKEGELFIPLKGENFDGEMFVEDALKIGSASLTESVNNVGRYNKPIIFVDNTKEALHKIAKYYREKFQIPFIAVTGSSGKTTTKDMIYDVLSMKYNVLKTKGNFNNEIGLPLTIFRLNKDHDMAVVEMGMSGFGEIRRLKDIAEPNIAVYTNIGVAHIEKLGSRENILKAKSELVEDFKEGYTVILNADDDMLAKLTNKKGPQYITYGIDNGDVKAFDIEYKEESVKYKVIIDGYMMDIELNAPGKHNVYNSLAAICIGIKFGVNKEDMRKALAEFQPSAMRLNILDVSGIKVINDAYNANPASMKAALSVLKGYKDRRKIAVLGNMLELGDYSDLAHEEVGKHVKDEGIDVLITVGDFAAKIAEGAIKNGMDAKNVMICKNNVEAYEKIKKIKRNNDVFLIKGSRGMKMEEIVKFLQESANK; from the coding sequence TTGATTTTAAGTTTAAAAGAAATAATTGATGCTACAGGCGGGAAATTACTATCAGGAGACATAAATTCGACTATAAGTGGTATAAGTACAGACTCTAGGACAATAAAAGAAGGCGAGCTTTTTATACCCCTTAAAGGTGAAAATTTTGATGGTGAAATGTTTGTTGAAGATGCCCTTAAAATAGGTTCTGCTTCACTTACAGAATCAGTAAATAATGTTGGTAGGTACAATAAGCCAATAATATTTGTTGATAATACAAAAGAGGCTTTACACAAGATTGCAAAATATTATCGTGAAAAATTTCAAATACCTTTTATAGCTGTTACAGGAAGCAGCGGAAAAACTACTACAAAAGACATGATATACGATGTTTTATCTATGAAATACAATGTTTTAAAGACGAAGGGGAACTTTAATAATGAGATAGGATTGCCTCTGACTATATTCAGGTTAAATAAAGACCATGACATGGCTGTCGTTGAAATGGGAATGAGCGGTTTTGGAGAAATTAGGCGACTTAAAGACATAGCCGAGCCTAATATTGCAGTGTACACAAATATCGGTGTTGCCCATATTGAAAAATTGGGTTCTCGTGAAAATATATTAAAAGCAAAGTCTGAGCTGGTGGAAGATTTTAAAGAGGGCTATACAGTTATACTTAATGCAGATGACGATATGCTTGCAAAATTAACAAATAAAAAAGGTCCTCAATACATTACGTATGGTATAGATAATGGAGATGTAAAAGCTTTTGACATAGAATATAAAGAAGAATCTGTGAAGTATAAAGTCATAATTGACGGATATATGATGGATATTGAACTGAATGCGCCCGGAAAGCACAATGTATACAATTCTTTAGCGGCAATTTGTATAGGAATTAAATTTGGTGTCAATAAAGAAGATATGAGAAAAGCACTAGCTGAGTTTCAACCAAGTGCCATGAGGTTAAATATCCTAGATGTATCAGGAATAAAAGTAATAAATGATGCATACAATGCAAATCCAGCATCTATGAAGGCTGCTTTATCAGTTTTGAAAGGGTACAAAGACAGAAGGAAAATAGCTGTTCTTGGTAACATGTTAGAGCTTGGAGATTACTCTGATTTAGCACATGAAGAAGTAGGAAAACATGTAAAAGATGAAGGTATAGATGTACTTATAACGGTTGGAGATTTTGCAGCTAAAATAGCTGAAGGAGCAATAAAAAACGGAATGGATGCAAAAAATGTAATGATTTGCAAAAACAACGTTGAAGCTTACGAGAAGATAAAAAAAATTAAGAGAAATAATGATGTTTTTTTAATAAAGGGATCTAGAGGAATGAAAATGGAGGAGATCGTGAAATTTCTACAGGAGAGTGCTAATAAATGA